The following coding sequences lie in one Desmodus rotundus isolate HL8 chromosome 1, HLdesRot8A.1, whole genome shotgun sequence genomic window:
- the LOC123478478 gene encoding translation initiation factor IF-2 isoform X2, whose translation MLFPHSRELGILLYRKENADPSKRPVRLGQGKPLVQVSGLESAGLTQSPLESCAELGSLKERKPGYTDCPGPWEVSHNSCTLHWATSAPSAASPYSELLTSPPQPLHKRGMRGPNAKESVSQELAAEPCKVQKLNRGHKPAKPAAKGRSSKFSAQAGRARQRGAGRAGRAGQICPPQTVAGRRRTREWWRDPRCHPLSRSARRAVPGSRRRQSPRHKGGDGSRGPRSREPPNSRRCALTPSRRPQLLPGPAVCATQPAASPGKRGRRARFLPGFLRRGPSSSSAAGVSGRCGSGAGLAGRGQRQHHHVAARRRPRRPGSRGSGKGGANHSPPLPPLRGPKFLESGDPARLSGPDLRELPRTRQRALGGGGPLIVLRGSWDPSPRMCFIVITGGYWKGPTSCLSFRTRR comes from the exons ATGTTGTTTCCTCATTCCAGGGAGCTTGGGATTCTCCTCTACCGCAAGGAAAACGCAGACCCATCCAAAAGACCTGTGCGCCTGGGCCAAGGGAAGCCACTGGTGCAGGTGAGCGGCCTGGAATCTGCAGGTCTAACCCAATCACCATTGGAAAGTTGCGCTGAGTTGGGCTCCTTAAAGGAGCGGAAGCCTGGATATACTGACTGCCCCGGCCCCTGGGAGGTCTCCCATAACTCCTGCACTTTACACTGGGCTACGTCTGCCCCGTCAGCTGCCTCTCCATATTCTGAGCTCcttacctccccaccccaaccacttCACAAAAGGGGGATGCGAGGTCCAAACGCAAAGGAGAGCGTGAGCCAGGAGTTGGCTGCTGAACCCTGCAAAGTGCAGAAATTAAACCGCGGACACAAACCTGCCAAGCCGGCAGCAAAGGGAAG GTCCTCCAAGTTCAGCGCGCAGGCGGGTCGAGCCAGGCAGCGGGGAGCTGGAAGAGCCGGACGGGCCGGGCAG ATCTGCCCTCCGCAGACAGTTGCCGGCCGCCGACGGACAAGGGAGTGGTGGCGGGACCCTCGCTGCCACCCGCTAAGCCGCTCCGCCCGGCGCGCCGTCCCGGGCTCTCGTCGCCGCCAGAGCCCCAGACACAAAGGCGGGGACGGGAGCCGGGGACCTCGCTCCAGGGAGCCTCCCAACTCCCGGCGCTGCGCACTCACCCCATCCAGGAGACCGCAGCTGCTCCCGGGCCCCGCTGTCTGCGCCACCCAGCCCGCCGCTTCCCCAGGAAAACGCGGCCGCCGGGCTCGCTTCCTGCCCGGCTTCCTGCGCCGcggtccctcctcctcctccgctgcGGGGGTCAGTGGGCGCTGCGGCTCCGGGGCTGGGCTGGCGGGGCGGGGGCAGCGGCAGCACCACCACGTGGCCGCCCGGCGCCGGCCCCGCCGACCCGGATCCCGCGGGAGCGGGAAGGGTGGTGCTAaccattcccctccccttccccccctgcGGGGCCCTAAATTCCTCGAGTCAGGTGACCCGGCCAGGCTCTCCGGTCCCGACCTGCGGGAGTTGCCCAGGACCCGGCAGCGAGCTCTCGGCGGCGGTGGCCCGCTCATAGTATTGCGTGGATCGTGGGACCCTTCCCCGCGGATGTGTTTCATCGTCATCACGGGAGGTTACTGGAAAGGACCG ACTTCCTGCTTGAGCTTCAGAACGAGAAGATGA
- the LOC123478478 gene encoding serine/arginine repetitive matrix protein 2 isoform X1 has product MLFPHSRELGILLYRKENADPSKRPVRLGQGKPLVQVSGLESAGLTQSPLESCAELGSLKERKPGYTDCPGPWEVSHNSCTLHWATSAPSAASPYSELLTSPPQPLHKRGMRGPNAKESVSQELAAEPCKVQKLNRGHKPAKPAAKGRSSKFSAQAGRARQRGAGRAGRAGQICPPQTVAGRRRTREWWRDPRCHPLSRSARRAVPGSRRRQSPRHKGGDGSRGPRSREPPNSRRCALTPSRRPQLLPGPAVCATQPAASPGKRGRRARFLPGFLRRGPSSSSAAGVSGRCGSGAGLAGRGQRQHHHVAARRRPRRPGSRGSGKGGANHSPPLPPLRGPKFLESGDPARLSGPDLRELPRTRQRALGGGGPLIVLRGSWDPSPRMCFIVITGGYWKGPACNLLFQTSCLSFRTRR; this is encoded by the exons ATGTTGTTTCCTCATTCCAGGGAGCTTGGGATTCTCCTCTACCGCAAGGAAAACGCAGACCCATCCAAAAGACCTGTGCGCCTGGGCCAAGGGAAGCCACTGGTGCAGGTGAGCGGCCTGGAATCTGCAGGTCTAACCCAATCACCATTGGAAAGTTGCGCTGAGTTGGGCTCCTTAAAGGAGCGGAAGCCTGGATATACTGACTGCCCCGGCCCCTGGGAGGTCTCCCATAACTCCTGCACTTTACACTGGGCTACGTCTGCCCCGTCAGCTGCCTCTCCATATTCTGAGCTCcttacctccccaccccaaccacttCACAAAAGGGGGATGCGAGGTCCAAACGCAAAGGAGAGCGTGAGCCAGGAGTTGGCTGCTGAACCCTGCAAAGTGCAGAAATTAAACCGCGGACACAAACCTGCCAAGCCGGCAGCAAAGGGAAG GTCCTCCAAGTTCAGCGCGCAGGCGGGTCGAGCCAGGCAGCGGGGAGCTGGAAGAGCCGGACGGGCCGGGCAG ATCTGCCCTCCGCAGACAGTTGCCGGCCGCCGACGGACAAGGGAGTGGTGGCGGGACCCTCGCTGCCACCCGCTAAGCCGCTCCGCCCGGCGCGCCGTCCCGGGCTCTCGTCGCCGCCAGAGCCCCAGACACAAAGGCGGGGACGGGAGCCGGGGACCTCGCTCCAGGGAGCCTCCCAACTCCCGGCGCTGCGCACTCACCCCATCCAGGAGACCGCAGCTGCTCCCGGGCCCCGCTGTCTGCGCCACCCAGCCCGCCGCTTCCCCAGGAAAACGCGGCCGCCGGGCTCGCTTCCTGCCCGGCTTCCTGCGCCGcggtccctcctcctcctccgctgcGGGGGTCAGTGGGCGCTGCGGCTCCGGGGCTGGGCTGGCGGGGCGGGGGCAGCGGCAGCACCACCACGTGGCCGCCCGGCGCCGGCCCCGCCGACCCGGATCCCGCGGGAGCGGGAAGGGTGGTGCTAaccattcccctccccttccccccctgcGGGGCCCTAAATTCCTCGAGTCAGGTGACCCGGCCAGGCTCTCCGGTCCCGACCTGCGGGAGTTGCCCAGGACCCGGCAGCGAGCTCTCGGCGGCGGTGGCCCGCTCATAGTATTGCGTGGATCGTGGGACCCTTCCCCGCGGATGTGTTTCATCGTCATCACGGGAGGTTACTGGAAAGGACCG GCCTGTAATTTATTGTTCCAGACTTCCTGCTTGAGCTTCAGAACGAGAAGATGA